A genomic segment from Nonomuraea helvata encodes:
- a CDS encoding succinate dehydrogenase cytochrome b subunit: protein MTATIERGAATAPVPAPKKAPTSRRPEGFLRSSNGKKVVMAVTGAVMVSFLVLHMLGNLKIFLGKDSFNEYAHALRTLLEPIAPYRTVLTVLEIGLVVSVVLHMWAAISLARRAHHARPVKYVAKKSQANGYATHIMRFGGLTILLFVVWHLLDLTFGVVNPKGYDSAPADRMIAGFDPSRWWVTLIYLVAVVMVGLHLRHGIWSAFQTLGWANRTRDKALRPIAGLLSIVLVIGFLAPPLAITFGVVK from the coding sequence GTGACTGCCACGATAGAGCGCGGCGCTGCCACCGCGCCTGTTCCAGCTCCCAAGAAGGCTCCAACGAGCAGGAGGCCCGAGGGGTTCCTGCGCTCGTCGAACGGCAAGAAAGTCGTCATGGCCGTCACGGGTGCCGTGATGGTGTCGTTCCTCGTCCTCCACATGCTCGGCAACCTCAAGATCTTCCTCGGCAAGGACTCGTTCAACGAGTACGCGCACGCGCTGCGCACGCTCCTCGAGCCGATCGCGCCGTACCGGACGGTGCTGACGGTGCTCGAGATCGGGCTCGTCGTCTCGGTCGTCCTGCACATGTGGGCCGCCATCTCGCTGGCGCGGCGGGCCCACCACGCCAGGCCGGTCAAGTACGTCGCCAAGAAGTCGCAGGCGAACGGCTACGCCACGCACATCATGCGGTTCGGGGGCCTCACGATCCTGCTCTTCGTCGTCTGGCACCTGCTCGACCTCACCTTCGGCGTCGTGAACCCCAAGGGGTACGACTCCGCCCCCGCCGACCGCATGATCGCCGGCTTCGACCCGTCCCGGTGGTGGGTGACCCTGATCTACCTGGTGGCCGTCGTCATGGTCGGCCTCCACCTGCGGCACGGCATCTGGAGCGCCTTCCAGACGCTCGGCTGGGCCAACCGCACGCGTGACAAGGCTCTCCGGCCCATCGCCGGGCTGCTGTCCATCGTGCTGGTCATCGGCTTCCTGGCCCCGCCGCTCGCGATCACGTTCGGAGTTGTGAAGTGA
- a CDS encoding LysR family transcriptional regulator yields the protein MQLQQLAYFVAVAEARHFTQAAERMRVAQPSLSKQIKALEADLGAPLFSRARGNVTLTAAGEALLPLARRILADADTARQEVAQLAGLRRGRVRLGATPSLCAGLLADALARFHRAYPGIELLVEEGGSRDLVRALARGQLDMSLIIMPLQSDDPALVTEEILRENLVVVAPSHERLRGPYMEIEALRGRQMVMFRRGYDLREATLAACRQAGFEPRFAVQGGEMDAVLRFVEAGLGVAVVPSMVLDGRPGLSGTPLAPPGLSRTIALAHRKDVEPTRAAQAFRESLLSFVVEAGHEGTLPQGVELIAE from the coding sequence ATGCAGTTGCAGCAGCTCGCGTACTTCGTCGCCGTCGCGGAGGCCAGGCACTTCACCCAGGCCGCCGAGCGCATGAGGGTCGCGCAGCCGTCGCTCAGCAAGCAGATCAAGGCCCTGGAGGCCGATCTGGGCGCCCCGCTCTTCTCCCGGGCGCGGGGCAACGTCACGCTGACCGCCGCCGGCGAGGCCCTGCTGCCGCTCGCCCGCCGGATCCTCGCCGACGCCGACACCGCCAGGCAGGAGGTGGCCCAGCTCGCCGGGCTCCGCAGGGGCCGCGTACGGCTCGGCGCCACGCCCTCGCTCTGCGCCGGGCTGCTGGCCGACGCGCTGGCCCGCTTCCACCGCGCGTACCCGGGCATCGAGCTGCTGGTGGAGGAGGGCGGCTCGCGTGACCTGGTCAGGGCGCTGGCCCGGGGGCAGCTCGACATGTCGCTGATCATCATGCCGCTGCAGAGCGACGACCCCGCACTGGTGACCGAGGAGATCCTTCGGGAGAATCTCGTGGTCGTCGCGCCTTCGCACGAGCGGTTGAGGGGCCCGTACATGGAGATCGAAGCCCTGCGCGGGCGTCAGATGGTCATGTTCAGACGCGGCTACGACCTGCGGGAGGCCACGCTGGCGGCGTGCCGGCAGGCGGGGTTCGAGCCCAGGTTCGCGGTGCAGGGCGGCGAGATGGACGCCGTGCTGAGGTTCGTGGAGGCGGGGCTGGGCGTGGCCGTGGTGCCCTCGATGGTGCTCGACGGCCGCCCGGGGCTCTCGGGCACGCCGCTCGCGCCGCCCGGGCTCAGCCGTACGATCGCGCTGGCCCACCGCAAGGACGTCGAGCCGACCAGGGCCGCCCAGGCGTTCAGGGAGAGCCTGCTGTCGTTCGTCGTCGAGGCGGGTCACGAGGGCACGCTTCCGCAAGGGGTGGAGCTCATCGCAGAATGA
- a CDS encoding fumarate reductase/succinate dehydrogenase flavoprotein subunit, translating into MKFSEGSEIRDTKAPAGPIEERWEKRKFSAKLVNPANKRKLNVIVVGTGLAGGSAAATLGELGYNVKSFCYQDSPRRAHSIAAQGGINAAKNYRGDGDSIYRLFYDTVKGGDFRARESNVYRLAQVSVNIIDQAVAQGVPFAREYGGLLDTRSFGGAQVSRTFYARGQTGQQLLLGAYQALERQVAAGTVTMYTRHEMLDVIVSDGRARGIIVRDMVTGEIERHIADAVVLASGGYGNVFFLSTNAKGCNTTAIWRAHERGAYFANPCYTQIHPTCIPVSGEYQSKLTLMSESLRNDGRVWVPLRKNDTRAPGDIPDEERDYYLERIYPAFGNLVPRDIASRAAKNVCDEGRGVGPGGLGVYLDFRDAINRLGRDAVEKKYGNLFEMYERITGENPYDVPMRIYPAVHYTMGGLWVDYDLQSTIPGLFVIGEANFSDHGANRLGASALMQGLADGYFVLPTTLGDYLAAGPFGDVDEEAVAEAEIKVRSKIDRLLAVNGDRTPDSFHRELGKLMWDYCGMERTEESLRKALERIPELREEFWRNVKVTGTAEELNQVLERAGRVADFFDLAELMCLDALVRTESCGGHFRAESQDSDGEALRDDEHFAHVSAWEFSPSGEPVLHKEPLEYEYVKMSQRSYK; encoded by the coding sequence ATGAAGTTTTCGGAAGGCTCCGAGATCCGGGACACCAAGGCTCCGGCCGGGCCTATCGAGGAGCGGTGGGAGAAGCGGAAGTTCAGCGCGAAGCTGGTCAACCCCGCCAACAAGCGCAAGCTCAACGTGATCGTGGTCGGCACCGGCCTGGCGGGCGGCTCGGCCGCCGCGACGCTGGGCGAGCTGGGTTACAACGTCAAGTCGTTCTGCTACCAGGACTCCCCGCGCCGCGCGCACTCCATCGCCGCGCAGGGCGGGATCAACGCCGCGAAGAACTACCGCGGCGACGGCGACAGCATCTACCGCCTCTTCTACGACACGGTGAAGGGCGGCGACTTCCGCGCCCGCGAGTCGAACGTCTACCGCCTCGCCCAGGTCTCGGTGAACATCATCGACCAGGCCGTGGCGCAGGGCGTGCCCTTCGCCCGTGAGTACGGAGGCCTGCTGGACACCCGCTCGTTCGGCGGCGCCCAGGTCTCCCGTACCTTCTACGCCCGCGGTCAGACGGGCCAGCAGTTGCTGCTCGGGGCGTACCAGGCGCTGGAGCGGCAGGTCGCGGCCGGGACCGTGACCATGTACACGCGGCACGAGATGCTCGACGTGATCGTCTCCGACGGGCGGGCGCGCGGCATCATCGTGCGCGACATGGTGACCGGTGAGATCGAGCGCCACATCGCCGACGCCGTGGTGCTCGCCTCGGGCGGCTACGGGAACGTGTTCTTCCTGTCCACGAACGCCAAGGGCTGCAACACGACGGCGATCTGGCGGGCGCACGAGCGCGGCGCGTACTTCGCCAACCCCTGCTACACGCAGATCCACCCGACCTGCATCCCCGTCTCCGGCGAGTACCAGTCGAAGCTGACGCTGATGTCGGAGTCGCTGCGCAACGACGGCCGCGTGTGGGTGCCGCTGCGCAAGAACGACACGCGGGCCCCCGGGGACATCCCGGACGAGGAGCGCGACTACTACCTGGAGCGGATCTACCCGGCCTTCGGCAACCTGGTCCCGCGCGACATCGCCTCCCGCGCCGCCAAGAACGTCTGCGACGAGGGTCGCGGCGTCGGTCCCGGCGGTCTGGGCGTGTACCTGGACTTCCGCGACGCCATCAACCGTCTCGGGCGCGACGCCGTGGAGAAGAAGTACGGCAACCTGTTCGAGATGTACGAGCGCATCACCGGCGAGAACCCGTACGACGTGCCGATGCGCATCTACCCGGCCGTCCACTACACGATGGGCGGGCTCTGGGTGGACTACGACCTGCAGTCGACCATCCCGGGGCTCTTCGTCATCGGTGAGGCCAACTTCTCCGACCACGGCGCGAACCGCCTCGGCGCGTCGGCGCTGATGCAGGGGCTGGCCGACGGATATTTCGTCCTTCCGACCACCCTCGGCGACTACCTGGCCGCCGGGCCGTTCGGCGACGTGGACGAGGAGGCCGTCGCGGAGGCCGAGATCAAGGTCCGCTCGAAGATCGACCGGCTGCTGGCCGTGAACGGCGACCGTACCCCTGACTCCTTCCACCGCGAGCTGGGCAAGCTCATGTGGGACTACTGCGGCATGGAGCGCACGGAGGAGTCGCTGCGCAAGGCGCTGGAGCGCATCCCCGAGCTGCGCGAGGAGTTCTGGCGCAACGTCAAGGTGACCGGGACCGCCGAGGAGCTCAACCAGGTGCTGGAGCGGGCCGGGCGCGTCGCCGACTTCTTCGACCTGGCCGAGCTCATGTGCCTGGACGCCCTGGTCCGTACGGAGTCCTGCGGCGGCCACTTCCGCGCCGAGTCCCAGGACTCCGACGGCGAGGCGCTGCGCGACGACGAGCACTTCGCGCACGTGTCGGCCTGGGAGTTCTCGCCTTCCGGTGAGCCGGTGCTGCACAAGGAACCGCTCGAGTACGAGTACGTCAAGATGAGCCAGCGGAGCTACAAGTGA